The following are encoded together in the Jaculus jaculus isolate mJacJac1 chromosome 3, mJacJac1.mat.Y.cur, whole genome shotgun sequence genome:
- the Thyn1 gene encoding thymocyte nuclear protein 1 isoform X2 has translation MPKPRKRLAGAAGPDKRASGKCPKTENLDEALAKVEKSNHWKTSAFKNHGKILNYWLMKSEPESRMEKGVDVKFSIEDLKAQPKQTACWDGVRNYQARNFLRTMKVEDEAFFYHSNCKQPGIVGLVKIVKEAYPDYTQFEKNNPHYDPSSKEDNPKWSMVDVQFVRMMKRFISLAELKAYHQAHRVTGGPLKNMALFIHQRLSVQPLTQAGVWL, from the exons ATGCCTAAACCCCGGAAGAGGCTGGCTGGGGCTGCTGGCCCAG ACAAGAGAGCATCAGGAAAATGTCCTAAAACTGAGAACTTGGATGAGGCATTAGCAAAAGTGGAGAAATCCAATCATTGGAAGACGTCAGCCTTTAAAAACCATGGGAAGATTTTAAATTACTGGCTGATGAAGTCAGAGCCAGAGAGTCGGATGGAGAAAGGTGTAGATGTGAAG TTCAGCATTGAGGATCTAAAAGCACAGCCCAAGCAGACAGCATGCTGGGATGGTGTCCGTAACTATCAG GCTCGGAACTTCCTTAGGACCATGAAGGTGGAAGATGAAGCCTTCTTCTACCATAGCAACTGTAAGCAGCCAGGCATCGTGGGACTTGTGAAG aTTGTAAAAGAGGCTTATCCAGACTacacacagtttgagaaaaataatcCACATTATGACCCTTCCAGCAAAGAAGACAACCCCAAATGGTCCATG GTGGATGTACAGTTTGTTCGAATGATGAAGCGCTTCATCTCCCTGGCTGAACTCAAAGCCTATCACCAAGCCCACAGAGTTACTGGAGGCCCCTTAAAGAACATGGCTCTCTTCATTCATCAGAGGCTTTCAGTTCAACCTTTGACCCAAG ctggggtctggctctag
- the Thyn1 gene encoding thymocyte nuclear protein 1 isoform X1, whose protein sequence is MPKPRKRLAGAAGPDKRASGKCPKTENLDEALAKVEKSNHWKTSAFKNHGKILNYWLMKSEPESRMEKGVDVKFSIEDLKAQPKQTACWDGVRNYQARNFLRTMKVEDEAFFYHSNCKQPGIVGLVKIVKEAYPDYTQFEKNNPHYDPSSKEDNPKWSMVDVQFVRMMKRFISLAELKAYHQAHRVTGGPLKNMALFIHQRLSVQPLTQEEFDFILSLEEMEPN, encoded by the exons ATGCCTAAACCCCGGAAGAGGCTGGCTGGGGCTGCTGGCCCAG ACAAGAGAGCATCAGGAAAATGTCCTAAAACTGAGAACTTGGATGAGGCATTAGCAAAAGTGGAGAAATCCAATCATTGGAAGACGTCAGCCTTTAAAAACCATGGGAAGATTTTAAATTACTGGCTGATGAAGTCAGAGCCAGAGAGTCGGATGGAGAAAGGTGTAGATGTGAAG TTCAGCATTGAGGATCTAAAAGCACAGCCCAAGCAGACAGCATGCTGGGATGGTGTCCGTAACTATCAG GCTCGGAACTTCCTTAGGACCATGAAGGTGGAAGATGAAGCCTTCTTCTACCATAGCAACTGTAAGCAGCCAGGCATCGTGGGACTTGTGAAG aTTGTAAAAGAGGCTTATCCAGACTacacacagtttgagaaaaataatcCACATTATGACCCTTCCAGCAAAGAAGACAACCCCAAATGGTCCATG GTGGATGTACAGTTTGTTCGAATGATGAAGCGCTTCATCTCCCTGGCTGAACTCAAAGCCTATCACCAAGCCCACAGAGTTACTGGAGGCCCCTTAAAGAACATGGCTCTCTTCATTCATCAGAGGCTTTCAGTTCAACCTTTGACCCAAG aagagtttgattttattttaagccTGGAAGAAATGGAACCAAATTAA